In Burkholderiales bacterium, the following proteins share a genomic window:
- a CDS encoding 16S rRNA (uracil(1498)-N(3))-methyltransferase has protein sequence MHRFHCPRDLAPGARLTLPAEAAHHAIRVLRLKSGDPIGLFDGEGHEFSARITSIEGGTVWVAVEAAATNDREPPLKLVLLQGISSGERMDYTVQKAVELGVAEIWPLLAERSVVRLDRERAEKRRLHWQRVAIAACEQSGRSRVPPVHAPLRLADWLATWTAQRQGDERALLLSPAGGARLAALGEPQGPVILLAGPEGGFTEAEAAAARHQGFLPVRLGPRILRTETAALAALAAIQALWGDF, from the coding sequence ATGCATCGTTTCCATTGTCCACGGGATCTCGCGCCGGGTGCACGGCTTACCCTGCCGGCCGAGGCCGCCCATCACGCCATCCGCGTGCTGCGCCTCAAGTCTGGGGATCCCATTGGCCTTTTCGATGGCGAGGGTCACGAGTTTTCCGCGCGCATCACCTCCATCGAGGGCGGCACGGTGTGGGTGGCCGTCGAGGCGGCGGCGACGAACGACCGGGAGCCGCCGCTGAAACTCGTGCTTTTGCAGGGCATCTCCAGCGGCGAGCGCATGGACTATACGGTGCAGAAGGCGGTGGAGCTGGGGGTGGCGGAAATCTGGCCCCTCCTCGCCGAGCGCAGCGTGGTGCGGCTTGACCGGGAACGCGCGGAAAAACGCCGCCTCCACTGGCAGCGGGTGGCGATTGCCGCCTGCGAGCAGAGCGGCCGCAGCAGGGTGCCGCCGGTGCACGCGCCGCTGCGCCTTGCCGACTGGCTCGCCACCTGGACGGCGCAGCGCCAGGGAGACGAGCGGGCGCTGCTGTTGAGCCCCGCCGGCGGGGCGCGCCTTGCCGCGCTTGGCGAACCCCAGGGGCCCGTCATCCTCCTCGCCGGCCCGGAAGGGGGCTTCACGGAGGCGGAAGCGGCCGCGGCGCGCCACCAGGGTTTCCTGCCGGTCCGGCTGGGACCCCGCATCCTGCGCACGGAGACGGCGGCGCTCGCCGCCCTGGCCGCCATCCAGGCCCTGTGGGGGGATTTCTGA